The following coding sequences are from one Scylla paramamosain isolate STU-SP2022 chromosome 21, ASM3559412v1, whole genome shotgun sequence window:
- the LOC135110889 gene encoding alpha-mannosidase 2-like gives MPHSHNDPGWLKTYEEYYFHQTSKILQNMIEKLRVHTNMTFIWSEISFLSLWYERAHPTLRQQLKDLISSGRLEIATGGWVMTDEANVHLYAMMDQLIEGHQWLSNILGVQPVSGWSVDPFGHGAAVPYLLHESGVRAMVVQRIHYAWKQWLAEQQLGDFMWRQVWDSSGDYDILCHNRPYDIYSIKHSCGPHPQICLGYDFRKVPGEYTEYTIKSVPIDDHNVKKKAELLLEQYGRTGSLYPHNVVLVPIGDDFRYDHASEWDQQYSSYHKLLTHINSDPRYHATVQFGTLKDYFAEVQNRMRDYPSLQGDFFVYSDIFSEGRPAYWSGYYTTRPYWKVLDRQLEASLRSAEILYSWSYAWAVQEGQARVVQLLEKDYEKLVRARRALALFQHHDAITGTSKAYVMHDYAVKLHESLHDTLALAGQAAEALLLTPAAMAALDHRAAPLHHLHPDFERSTYERLPHKLPLTIPRNSPRLVVMFNSLVQRRFEVVRVLVSSLDVRVTDEHGHQVPIQINPVWNDTGNGMVILNTQFELLFVADLPALSVVTYCIHQMAHPSLENRASVYSNNYAPAPDPSYSPPFETHDVLPGDIQLESDHLKLLFDGTTGMLRSITDKPSGRVTQAAVRYAAYPSAQFKSGAYLFKPDPNAREPEEDVLAGAKPRLFIHSGPVASELSVMFGSVLMHTTRILHVAHRPLASAVYMENLFNLGGRYNSTETPGFPPHFRETEMFMRVMTDIDNGAEPTFYTDQSGLHMQKRVRVQRIGIQGNYFPITSAAMIEDGAGPGRRLTLLTDHAAGAASWQQGWLEVMVERRTFYDDARGMGEGVTDQKRTMGRYWLLLEETRAPEPVARLSLAAHHLSNSLNYPVTQLINEGLDADQLKAAAHLITRPLPCPLHLMTFRTLAEPQYPSLLPSRTALMVIQNQAPSCSTSASVATCTGLGDSPFPGTELTIQVSGLQRVSLTATSSRGPLNSLPDLSVPHHNLRAVTLTFPQPPPPPPPPA, from the exons ATGCCACATTCGCACAACGACCCTGGCTGGCTCAAGACCTACGAGGAGTACTACTTCCACCAGACCAGCAAGATCCTGCAGAACATGATAGAGAAGCTACGCGTGCACACCAACATGACCTTCATCTGGTCCGagatctctttcctctccctgtggTACGAACG CGCCCATCCGACACTCAGGCAGCAGCTGAAAGACCTGATCTCCTCCGGACGGCTGGAAATCGCCACGGGGGGCTGGGTTATGACGGACGAGGCCAACGTGCATCTCTACGCCATGATGGACCAGCTCATCGAGG GTCACCAGTGGCTCTCCAACATCCTGGGCGTGCAGCCAGTCAGCGGATGGTCGGTGGATCCCTTCGGACACGGCGCTGCGGTGCCCTATCTGCTGCATGAGTCTGGCGTGCGGGCCATGGTGGTGCAGCGGATCCACTACGCCTGGAAACAGTGGTTAGCGGAACAGCAACTCGGAGACTTCATGTGGCGGCAGGTGTGGGACTCGTCAGGAGACTATGACATTCTTTGCCACAACCGACCATATGACATCTACTCCATCAAGCACTCGTGCGGTCCCCACCCTCAGATCTGTCTGGGTTACGACTTCAGGAAG GTGCCGGGAGAGTACACGGAGTACACCATCAAGTCTGTTCCCATCGATGACCACAACGTCAAGAAGAAGGCAGAACTGCTGTTGGAGCAGTACGGAAGGACAGGCTCCCTCTACCCTCACAACGTGGTTCTCGTTCCTATCGGTGACGACTTCCGCTACGACCACGCCTCAGAGTGGGACCAGCAGTATTCCAGTTACCACAAACTCCTAACACACATCAACAGCGATCCACGCTACCACGCCACGGTGCAGTTCGGCACACTAAAGGACTATTTCGCCGAAGTACAAAACCGCATGCGTGACTACCCAAGCCTCCAGGGTGACTTCTTTGTGTACAGCGACATTTTCAGCGAAGGTCGGCCAGCGTACTGGAGCGGCTACTACACAACCCGACCATACTGGAAGGTTCTCGATCGCCAGTTAGAAGCATCGCTGCGTTCGGCTGAAATCTTGTACAGTTGGTCATATGCTTGGGCAGTGCAGGAAGGCCAAGCACGCGTTGTGCAGCTGCTGGAAAAGGACTACGAGAAGTTGGTGCGGGCCAGGCGGGCACTGGCACTATTCCAGCACCATGACGCCATCACTGGCACATCTAAGGCGTATGTAATGCACGACTACGCTGTCAAATTACATGAGAGTCTGCACGACACCTTGGCTCTGGCTGGGCAGGCGGCCGAGGCGCTGCTCCTCACCCCCGCTGCCATGGCAGCCCTGGACCACCGCGCAGCGCCGCTCCACCACCTTCATCCAGACTTTGAGAGGTCAACTTACGAGCGTCTGCCCCACAAACTGCCCCTGACAATCCCGCGCAACAGCCCACGTCTCGTGGTCATGTTCAACTCCCTGGTGCAGCGCCGCTTCGAGGTGGTGAGGGTGCTGGTGTCGTCCCTGGATGTGCGAGTCACCGATGAGCACGGTCACCAGGTGCCTATACAGATCAACCCTGTGTGGAACGACACGGGCAACGGCATGGTCATCCTCAACACTCAGTTTGAGCTTCTCTTTGTGGCGGACTTGCCAGCGCTCAGTGTGGTAACTTACTGCATCCACCAGATGGCACACCCCTCCCTCGAGAACAGAGCCTCTGTCTACTCCAACAATTACGCCCCCGCGCCAGACCCAAGTTACTCACCACCTTTTGAGACACACGACGTTCTTCCCGGAGACATCCAGCTGGAGAGCGACCATCTCAAGTTGCTGTttgatggcaccactggtaTGCTGCGATCCATTACTGACAAACCCAGCGGCCGCGTGACGCAAGCCGCGGTTCGTTACGCTGCCTACCCCTCGGCACAGTTCAAGTCTGGTGCCTATCTCTTCAAGCCTGACCCTAATGCCCGTGAACCCGAGGAAGATGTGCTGGCTGGCGCCAAGCCGCGACTCTTCATCCACTCGGGTCCCGTGGCCTCAGAGTTGAGCGTTATGTTCGGCTCCGTCCTCATGCACACGACACGCATCCTGCATGTAGCCCACCGCCCCCTGGCCTCGGCTGTCTACATGGAGAATCTGTTCAACCTCGGCGGCAGATACAACAGCACAGAGACCCCGGGCTTCCCTCCACACTTCCGGGAGACTGAAATGTTCATGCGCGTCATGACAGACATCGATAATGGGGCTGAGCCAACCTTCTACACGGATCAGAGTGGCTTACACATGCAAAAGCGCGTCAGGGTTCAGCGCATCGGCATTCAGGGCAATTATTTCCCCATCACCTCGGCGGCTATGATTGAAGATGGCGCCGGACCAGGTCGCCGTCTCACCCTCCTCACAGACCACGCCGCGGGGGCCGCCTCCTGGCAGCAGGGGTGGCTGGAAGTGATGGTGGAGCGCCGCACCTTCTATGACGACGCGCGGGGCATGGGGGAGGGCGTCACTGACCAGAAGCGCACTATGGGCCGTTACTGGTTGTTGCTGGAGGAAACCCGCGCCCCTGAACCCGTGGCACGGCTTTCCCTGGCAGCGCACCACCTCTCCAACAGCCTCAACTACCCCGTCACTCAGCTCATCAACGAGGGACTTGACGCCGACCAGCTCAAGGCAGCAGCTCACCTCATCACGCGGCCGCTGCCCTGCCCGCTGCACCTCATGACCTTCCGCACGCTGGCCGAGCCCCAGTACCCGAGCCTCCTGCCTTCCCGCACGGCCCTCATGGTGATCCAGAACCAGGCGCCTTCCTGCTCTACTTCGGCCTCTGTGGCTACTTGCACCGGCTTGGGTGATTCTCCCTTCCCAGGCACGGAGCTCACAATCCAG GTGTCCGGGCTCCAGCGTGTCTCCCTGACGGCCACATCAAGTCGAGGACCACTTAACTCCCTCCCGGACCTGAGTGTGCCCCACCACAACCTACGCGccgtcaccctcaccttcccgcagcccccgcctccgccgcctccaccTGCTTAA